Proteins encoded by one window of Streptomyces sp. NBC_01477:
- a CDS encoding PPOX class F420-dependent oxidoreductase — MTPLSGSDALAALRRGKYVSVTTYRRDGTGVPTAVWYAVSDRELVFWTGSGSGKVKRIRNGGRVQVAVCNVRGQVTPGAATVEGTARLLDEAGTDAARRLLARKYVLVRLTDLSRKLLRRPRPAQIGVAVTF, encoded by the coding sequence GTGACCCCCCTCAGCGGCTCGGACGCACTGGCCGCACTGCGGCGCGGCAAGTACGTGAGCGTCACCACCTACCGGCGGGACGGTACGGGCGTCCCCACGGCCGTCTGGTACGCCGTCTCCGACCGTGAGCTGGTCTTCTGGACCGGGTCCGGCAGCGGCAAGGTCAAGCGGATCAGGAACGGTGGCCGCGTGCAGGTCGCGGTGTGCAACGTCCGCGGCCAGGTCACCCCGGGCGCCGCCACCGTCGAGGGCACGGCACGCCTGCTGGACGAGGCGGGAACGGATGCGGCGCGGCGGCTGCTGGCCCGCAAATACGTGCTGGTCCGGCTGACCGACCTCTCCCGCAAGCTGCTCCGCAGGCCCCGCCCGGCCCAGATCGGCGTGGCCGTCACCTTC